CAATGTTGAATATATATCCTTCTAAAAATTCTTATTGTTAACTTCTtacaagataataataaatatcttacAACCTGTAGACAACTTCTGcattattttctctatttatttttctctaagaTTATGTATGGTTTTATTCAACTTGGTCTGTCACAgccttcttcattctttttttgGATTTAACACTAGATTTGTCTCTGACCTTGTACCTTCAATATGCATAATAACATAAGCATTCTCTGAATTTGAACACCACAATCCATGTTTCCACATGTTTGCTGTTTCAATTTGTAGAATGGCTCCATTTCTTTAATCTAACATTAGAGAGTGTCATGCATATTCCTTCTTTGCAATTAACTATACTAACAATGGAATCACCAAACAAAACCATCTGGTGAGTCAATGTGAGGGGAAGAAAAGTGGTGTGGAATAATCTCTCTGAAGTTTTCCTTCCATGATTCTCACTTTGCTCATCTTCTCCTCACACCAGTGCAACTGTTCTTCACTCAATTCACTCATCCTTAAAACCCTTGACACCACTTTTAGGTCTGTCAGAGCCATCAAAATATCCATATCCTTTTCCACCTTTAACTTTCTCTTCCTCAAGCATTTCCCTGCATGGTTAAGATCCTTAACCTTCACCCTCTTCTGTAGATTAGGTGGACACAAAAACATGTGTCAGAAAACTGAATTAAAGATAAATGTTGAAGAAcaattgatttgaaatttgaatcttGCCTTTTGGTTAACCTTCTTCATTAGTCCCAGTAATGTTGGATCAACTGTGCCTCTTTGGTTTCTCCTGAAGTAGGCTGCAAGGATCTGACAGGGTTTCTCTTTATCATTCTTTAGAAAATTCATGAATGTTTTGATCCCATCCTCCATTATCTTCAGAAATGAAGCTGATgatattttgcattgaaaaCCACCATCCTTCTGATCCTCCTCTAagttttttgaagaaaattaagaaaactatacaattattttactttGTGACATGAAATGTGCTTCTATTAGAGGAATGAAAACTAATATTCATACCTTGATATTCTGGCACTAGGAGTAATTTGGGTGCCAAAAGTCTCATTCTAGCATATATTTCAGGTCTCCTACCGTGCTCATAAGGCTCATTCTCAATGTATCTCTGTAACAAAACCTGAAACTGCTGGAATTGTTGAGCAACTGTGGCAGAGCAACCTGTGTCATTGTCCTGGCGTGAGGCATGTTTGGAACGAAAATTTTTGTAGTTCCAACTAAGGGCTTCCCATGTCAAGCAAATTTGTGCTACGTATGCAGCCTCTAGTTCACGATATGGGTTGTGACCAACATCaacagattttttatttatagtctGAAACTTGTACACAATACGCTCTGACATTGATCTTGGAGACACTTGGATGGACCTTAATGACTCTGAAATGttggattaattatttttcttataagtAATGCACATGGAATTAGAAAAATGATTGTTACCTGTTTCATGAAGTTTCTGTGCACTAATTCTGTCTAGGATTGCCATTTCTTCATCATATTTTTGGAACAATGTGTATGATTCCCACTTGGGACAACTTCTTctggatgaagaagaaaatgcatCCTCCTCAGTCTCGGAATCCCTGCAATTGATGGAGCTCTTCCATTTAGAGGACTCATCATCCTTCTCTTCAACCATCAACTTCTTACTCTGCAACTGGGTAGAAGCAAAAACAAAGAATCTCTCATCCCTTGCAGGGTTTGGCTCTTGCACCTTCTTGTTTCTGATAATTTCAACGCTAACGTGATCGTCTGCATAAAGTAACTAACATCAGAAACTTTACCTTGTAGAAATGGAGCATGTAAGAGTATCACCACAActataatcttaaattttttatccaGGCCTAACTCAACCAAAAACTAGTTCATAAGGTTTACATTTACCATTGAATATCTCAAATTTAAACTTTGCATGATTAATAGCAAGTCATCTGATAAGCTTGAAAAAGTTAGAGTTGGAGTTTAactaaatccaaaaattatatacaaaatactGTTTTTTTACTACCATAACACTAATATAAAATGGTGATACATAAAGTATAACGTAAGGAGATACCGTcatggtttttttttcctttgtacgCGTTGAGGTTGAGGGGGGAGGTGTTCCTGCTTTCAACTTTTGTAGAATTTGGAACATAATCAGAATCTCTTTCTGTAAAGTCTTCTTCGACCGTTTCTGCCTCTTCATTGTCGAAGTCAGAAACTTGCGGAGACTTATGGAGAGACAACGTTtcataataatgtttttcttctgACTCTTCATTCAAGCTCTCTCTGGGGCTTACGAATTCTTCCGAATAAGAATGAGTCCTTTGATGCCTCTCATTGTGCACAAACACAGGAACTTCTTTCCCACAAGTGATGTTTTCTCCCTCGGTAGAATCAACACAAGAATACCCTTCTTGagtatcttcttcttcttcttcttcatcggTGTACACATATTCATATTCTTGATCCCTGCTacatacaaagaaaaaaggTACAAGTGAGAGTTTGAAGGCAGAAGAAAATGTGTAGTGAAGAGAATAGATGGAGGAGAAGACCTTTGGATGAAGGGGTATCTGCCTGAGAAGGTGAAGAAGGTGAGAAGGAAAACGGCGGAGgagaagagaaggagaaagagaaggTGAAGAGGGTTTGAGACATTGTAGAATAGTTTAAGAAGTGCATCTTCTTTGGGACATAGCAGCATTTTCTTTATTAAGTGGTCTTGCGTTGCTTTCGTAATATGTATCCTTCTTGGTCAAATCTGAAATGTCAAAATCTCTAATATCCCCCAAATGCTGCATGGCCCTGGTTATAAGCCCTAAGCACCATGGACAAACCTGTCGTGAACTTCACATGCTTTAGAATGTCTTCTTTCTCACAACAAGATCTACGAGTCTTCTAGTAGGAGCATACCAtgcaaattttaatattatttcgtTTTCTGCATTCACAGAAACGATCTTTCACTCGTAAGAGGTATCCACACacatatttataacatttttttttggcttttcaTTTCATCATGATcatgatataattaaatactaCCTCCACTCATACATATCTTAAAAGAAGTTGTTAATCTTGTTAATGTACAGTTTTCATAAGAGTTTAATTGTAACGTGTAACCtattattatgtaatatttttctttttaatgggA
This genomic stretch from Vigna radiata var. radiata cultivar VC1973A chromosome 7, Vradiata_ver6, whole genome shotgun sequence harbors:
- the LOC106767650 gene encoding uncharacterized protein LOC106767650 → MLLCPKEDALLKLFYNVSNPLHLLFLLLFSSAVFLLTFFTFSGRYPFIQRDQEYEYVYTDEEEEEEDTQEGYSCVDSTEGENITCGKEVPVFVHNERHQRTHSYSEEFVSPRESLNEESEEKHYYETLSLHKSPQVSDFDNEEAETVEEDFTERDSDYVPNSTKVESRNTSPLNLNAYKGKKNHDDDHVSVEIIRNKKVQEPNPARDERFFVFASTQLQSKKLMVEEKDDESSKWKSSINCRDSETEEDAFSSSSRRSCPKWESYTLFQKYDEEMAILDRISAQKLHETESLRSIQVSPRSMSERIVYKFQTINKKSVDVGHNPYRELEAAYVAQICLTWEALSWNYKNFRSKHASRQDNDTGCSATVAQQFQQFQVLLQRYIENEPYEHGRRPEIYARMRLLAPKLLLVPEYQEEDQKDGGFQCKISSASFLKIMEDGIKTFMNFLKNDKEKPCQILAAYFRRNQRGTVDPTLLGLMKKVNQKKRVKVKDLNHAGKCLRKRKLKVEKDMDILMALTDLKVVSRVLRMSELSEEQLHWCEEKMSKVRIMEGKLQRDYSTPLFFPSH